One genomic segment of Amycolatopsis granulosa includes these proteins:
- a CDS encoding response regulator, with the protein MIRVVVVDDQELMRVGFRMVLGAQEDIDLVGEAGNGADAVALATGLRPDVVLMDVRMPVMDGVEATRRIVETQTSRVLVMTTFDLDEYVYAALQNGASGFLLKDTPPDHLVSALRSVASGDAVVSPSVTRRLLDRFVSGGGPLRDEAELDVLTEREREVLVLIAKGLSNVEIAEKLFLSEATVKTHVGRILAKLGLRDRVQAVVLAYETGLIRPGLA; encoded by the coding sequence GTGATCCGCGTGGTGGTGGTCGACGACCAGGAACTGATGCGGGTCGGGTTCCGGATGGTGCTGGGCGCGCAGGAGGACATCGACCTGGTCGGCGAGGCCGGGAACGGGGCGGACGCGGTGGCGCTCGCCACCGGCCTGCGGCCGGACGTGGTGCTGATGGACGTGCGGATGCCGGTGATGGACGGCGTCGAGGCGACCAGGCGCATCGTCGAGACGCAGACGTCCCGGGTGCTGGTGATGACGACGTTCGACCTGGACGAGTACGTGTACGCGGCGCTGCAGAACGGGGCGAGCGGGTTCCTGCTGAAGGACACGCCACCGGACCACCTGGTGTCCGCGTTGCGGTCCGTGGCGTCCGGCGATGCGGTGGTGTCTCCGTCCGTCACGCGGCGGCTGCTGGACCGGTTCGTCAGCGGCGGCGGCCCGCTGCGCGACGAGGCGGAGCTCGACGTGCTGACCGAGCGGGAACGCGAGGTGCTGGTGCTCATCGCGAAGGGCCTGTCCAACGTGGAGATCGCGGAGAAGCTGTTCCTGTCCGAGGCGACGGTGAAGACGCACGTGGGCCGGATCCTGGCGAAGCTGGGGCTGCGGGACCGGGTGCAGGCCGTGGTGCTGGCCTACGAGACCGGGTTGATCCGGCCCGGCCTGGCCTGA
- a CDS encoding ABC transporter ATP-binding protein, whose protein sequence is MTPQGSAVLSGWELVKRYGEQVALAGVDIDIHAGEAIAVVGPSGSGKTTLLHVLAGILRPDGGEITLNGRRVDQLSETGRSELRRTEFGFVFQTGMLVAELSAEENVALPMLLAGAKRRAALGAAREWLGRLGLAGREGSRPGELSGGQAQRVAIARALTHQPKVIFADEPTGALDTRTGKDTMNALLDAASGAGTAVVIVTHDVELAASLPRTVTIRDGRIAHPVEVLT, encoded by the coding sequence ATGACTCCACAAGGGAGCGCCGTGCTGTCCGGGTGGGAGCTCGTCAAGCGCTACGGCGAGCAGGTCGCGCTGGCCGGGGTGGACATCGACATCCACGCGGGTGAGGCGATCGCCGTCGTCGGACCGTCCGGTTCGGGCAAGACGACCCTGCTGCACGTGCTGGCCGGGATCCTGCGGCCGGACGGCGGCGAGATCACGCTGAACGGGCGGCGGGTCGACCAGCTGTCCGAGACCGGGCGCAGCGAACTGCGGCGGACCGAGTTCGGGTTCGTGTTCCAGACCGGGATGCTGGTCGCCGAACTCTCCGCAGAGGAGAACGTGGCGCTGCCGATGCTGCTCGCGGGCGCGAAGCGGCGTGCGGCGCTCGGCGCCGCGCGCGAGTGGCTGGGCCGCCTCGGCCTGGCCGGCCGCGAGGGGTCCCGGCCGGGCGAGTTGTCCGGCGGGCAGGCGCAGCGGGTCGCGATCGCCCGCGCCCTCACCCACCAGCCGAAGGTGATCTTCGCCGACGAACCGACCGGCGCGCTGGACACCCGCACCGGCAAGGACACCATGAACGCCCTGCTGGACGCGGCCTCCGGCGCGGGCACCGCCGTGGTCATCGTGACCCACGACGTGGAGCTGGCCGCGTCGCTGCCACGCACCGTGACGATCCGGGACGGGCGGATCGCGCACCCGGTGGAGGTGCTGACGTGA
- a CDS encoding histidine kinase — MSFSVRVTKAWRWLGLEGVLLLAAFVCDLAVVLPASVDSLGPRGRDLLLLPGMIVLGACALWARTQPAAAVVAGAATLFASSFLIRLTNAAAYTVLLGNVSLSETVAGLELVFFCVRRVRLPEMVTGTATLVIAGLFAATYRDGSGRWNSLGQTVLVGAVLLIMVVPAGLYFRRTVPQQPDSPVRRLVREQWPLIGGLSLPLFLELYWSQGDTGHALPALLCSVGAAAATVYATHRPLRAGFLLAAIIAVTAPAILVESGRNHQLLGGLPGTEVIAGIIVVILLVRYARPWRAWGVIGLLSVAVAITTLTTLTAKRSSWRMDDLPDLATGAVLLLGIAVAFGLYFRARDSERRKVVEAAVADAQNSERMALARELHDLVAHHVTGIIVQAQAARVIADQNPKVALEVIGRIEAAGTEAMTAMRRLVGSMRAGADSVTDQATMNLGADLRRLADSGHHGVAVQADVRVPEDLPQEVARSALRIVQESLTNIGKHALGATRACVLAEVLDGELHIRVADDGKEVAARPAGGSGGYGLVGMRERVELLDGRLAAGPAPDGGWVVEAWLPVEEKA; from the coding sequence GTGTCGTTCTCCGTGCGCGTGACCAAGGCCTGGCGATGGCTCGGACTCGAAGGTGTCCTCCTGCTCGCCGCCTTCGTGTGCGATCTCGCCGTGGTGCTGCCGGCCAGTGTGGACTCCCTCGGCCCGCGCGGCCGGGACCTGTTGCTGCTGCCCGGGATGATCGTGCTGGGCGCGTGCGCGTTGTGGGCGAGAACCCAGCCCGCGGCCGCGGTGGTCGCCGGTGCCGCCACCCTGTTCGCCTCGAGCTTCCTGATCCGGCTGACCAACGCGGCCGCCTACACGGTGCTGCTCGGCAACGTGTCGCTGAGCGAGACCGTCGCCGGGCTGGAGCTGGTGTTCTTCTGCGTGCGGCGGGTGCGCCTGCCGGAAATGGTCACCGGCACCGCCACCCTGGTGATCGCCGGGCTGTTCGCGGCCACGTACCGCGACGGCAGCGGCAGGTGGAACTCGCTCGGCCAAACGGTTCTGGTCGGCGCGGTGCTGCTGATCATGGTGGTGCCCGCCGGGCTGTATTTCCGGCGTACCGTGCCGCAGCAGCCGGACAGCCCGGTGCGCCGGCTCGTGCGCGAGCAATGGCCGCTGATCGGCGGGTTGAGCCTGCCACTGTTCCTGGAGCTGTACTGGTCGCAAGGCGACACCGGGCACGCCCTGCCCGCGCTGCTGTGCTCGGTCGGGGCGGCCGCCGCGACGGTCTACGCGACCCACCGTCCGCTGCGGGCCGGTTTCCTGCTCGCGGCGATCATCGCCGTCACCGCCCCGGCGATACTGGTCGAGTCGGGGCGGAACCATCAGCTGCTCGGCGGACTGCCGGGCACCGAGGTGATCGCCGGGATCATCGTGGTGATCCTGCTGGTGCGCTACGCCCGCCCGTGGCGGGCGTGGGGCGTGATCGGCCTGTTGTCGGTGGCGGTCGCGATCACGACGCTGACCACCCTGACCGCCAAGCGGAGTTCGTGGCGGATGGACGACCTGCCCGACCTGGCGACCGGCGCGGTCCTGCTGCTCGGCATCGCGGTGGCGTTCGGGCTCTACTTCCGGGCGCGTGACTCCGAACGCCGCAAGGTGGTGGAGGCCGCGGTGGCCGACGCGCAGAACTCCGAACGGATGGCGCTGGCGCGCGAACTGCACGACCTGGTGGCACACCACGTCACCGGGATCATCGTGCAGGCGCAGGCGGCCCGGGTGATCGCGGACCAGAACCCGAAGGTGGCGCTTGAGGTCATCGGGCGCATCGAGGCGGCGGGCACCGAGGCGATGACCGCGATGCGGCGGCTGGTGGGCAGCATGCGCGCGGGCGCGGACTCGGTCACCGACCAGGCCACCATGAACCTCGGCGCGGACCTGCGGCGGCTCGCCGATTCCGGGCACCACGGCGTCGCGGTGCAGGCCGACGTGCGGGTGCCGGAGGACCTGCCGCAGGAGGTGGCGCGCTCGGCGTTGCGGATCGTGCAGGAGTCGCTGACGAACATCGGCAAACACGCGCTGGGCGCGACGCGCGCCTGCGTGCTGGCCGAGGTGCTGGACGGCGAGCTGCACATCCGGGTGGCCGACGACGGCAAGGAGGTGGCGGCGCGCCCGGCCGGCGGTTCGGGCGGCTACGGTCTGGTCGGGATGCGCGAGCGGGTCGAGCTGCTGGACGGCCGGCTCGCCGCGGGCCCGGCACCGGACGGGGGCTGGGTGGTGGAGGCGTGGTTGCCGGTGGAGGAAAAGGCTTGA
- a CDS encoding ABC transporter ATP-binding protein, with translation MIEARGLTKRYGKTLAVNDLSFDVAPGQVTGFLGPNGAGKSTTMRMILGLDNPTSGQVTIGGKRYTELKHPLRTVGALLDAKWVHPNRSARAHLAWMAKSNHLPASRVDEVLETVGLTSVAGKRAGGFSLGMSQRLGIAAALLGDPEVLLFDEPVNGLDPEGILWIRKFMHRLADEGRTVFVSSHLLSEMALTASNLVVIGKGRLISQSSTTEFVARASENTVKVRSPQLAQLRALLPADGVTDTDGGILVSGVDSEKIGELAAGNGIVLHELSPQTGSLEQAFMQITGDSVEYHTGLETEARHALEPAN, from the coding sequence ATGATCGAGGCACGCGGCCTCACGAAACGCTACGGAAAGACGCTCGCCGTCAACGATTTGTCCTTCGATGTCGCCCCGGGCCAGGTCACCGGCTTCCTCGGCCCGAACGGCGCCGGGAAATCCACCACCATGCGGATGATCCTCGGCCTGGACAACCCGACGAGCGGCCAGGTGACGATCGGCGGGAAACGCTACACGGAATTGAAGCACCCGCTGCGCACCGTCGGCGCGCTGCTCGACGCCAAGTGGGTGCACCCGAACCGGTCGGCGCGCGCCCACCTGGCGTGGATGGCGAAGTCCAACCACCTCCCGGCGAGCCGGGTGGACGAGGTCCTCGAGACCGTCGGCCTGACCAGCGTCGCGGGCAAGCGCGCGGGCGGGTTCTCGCTGGGCATGTCGCAGCGGCTCGGGATCGCCGCGGCGCTGCTCGGCGACCCGGAGGTGCTGCTGTTCGACGAGCCGGTCAACGGCCTCGACCCGGAGGGCATCCTCTGGATCCGCAAGTTCATGCACCGGCTGGCCGACGAGGGCCGCACGGTGTTCGTCTCCAGCCACCTGCTCTCGGAGATGGCGCTGACCGCGTCCAACCTGGTGGTCATCGGCAAGGGCAGGCTGATCTCGCAGAGCAGCACCACCGAGTTCGTGGCCAGGGCCAGCGAGAACACCGTGAAGGTGCGCAGCCCGCAGCTGGCGCAGTTGCGCGCGCTGCTGCCCGCGGACGGCGTCACCGACACCGACGGCGGCATCCTCGTGTCCGGTGTGGACAGCGAGAAGATCGGCGAGCTGGCCGCCGGCAACGGCATCGTGCTGCACGAGCTGAGCCCGCAGACGGGCTCGCTGGAGCAGGCGTTCATGCAGATCACCGGCGATTCGGTGGAGTACCACACCGGTCTGGAGACCGAGGCCCGGCACGCGCTCGAGCCGGCGAACTAG
- a CDS encoding sensor histidine kinase, which produces MRAHPAVGDCLLALSLLFVDLLVLLSQARQHHGQPWYVALPLDVAMVAPVAFRRKYPQVTAYVILVLSVPHSALQLGIGSATASCVALYTMVVYVGRRQAALYVVAQLAVAVLQMWARWAPGITLIIIVLIFALCWVLGEFVGARQAYHAEVEARLHLLETERDQAGRIAVAEERGRIARELHDVVAHAVSVIVVQADGASYALRSDPAVAERAVRTISDTGRQALAELRRLLQVLRNEEVTREPRIPQPTAESLEDLAGRVRAAGVPVELSIEGEMTGLPAGVSLGVYRIVQESLTNTLKHAGPGARAQVRVRRAENLVDVEIVDDGAGKARALVPAPDLPGGNGLIGMRERAHLFGGILQAGPCPGGGWRVHATFPVRLDP; this is translated from the coding sequence ATGCGGGCGCACCCGGCGGTCGGGGACTGTCTGCTCGCCCTGTCGCTGCTGTTCGTCGACCTGCTGGTGCTGCTCTCGCAGGCGCGCCAGCACCACGGCCAGCCGTGGTACGTCGCGCTCCCGCTGGACGTCGCGATGGTGGCCCCGGTGGCGTTCCGGCGGAAGTACCCGCAGGTCACGGCCTACGTGATCCTGGTGCTGTCGGTGCCGCACAGCGCGTTGCAGCTGGGCATCGGCAGCGCGACGGCGAGCTGCGTCGCGCTGTACACCATGGTCGTCTACGTCGGGCGGCGGCAGGCGGCGCTGTACGTGGTGGCCCAGCTGGCCGTCGCCGTGCTGCAAATGTGGGCGCGCTGGGCGCCCGGGATCACCCTGATCATCATCGTCCTGATCTTCGCGTTGTGCTGGGTGCTCGGGGAGTTCGTCGGCGCACGGCAGGCGTACCACGCCGAGGTGGAGGCGCGGCTGCACCTGCTGGAGACCGAACGCGACCAGGCCGGGCGCATCGCGGTCGCCGAGGAGCGCGGGCGGATCGCGCGGGAACTGCACGACGTGGTGGCGCACGCGGTGAGCGTGATCGTGGTGCAGGCCGACGGGGCGTCCTACGCGCTGCGGTCGGACCCGGCGGTGGCCGAGCGGGCGGTCCGCACGATCTCCGACACCGGCCGGCAGGCGCTGGCCGAGTTGCGGCGGCTGCTGCAGGTGCTGCGCAACGAAGAGGTGACCAGGGAACCACGCATCCCGCAACCGACCGCGGAGTCGCTTGAGGACCTGGCGGGGCGGGTGCGCGCCGCCGGGGTACCGGTGGAGCTGTCCATCGAGGGCGAGATGACCGGGCTGCCGGCCGGGGTGTCGCTCGGGGTGTACCGGATCGTGCAGGAATCGCTGACCAACACGCTCAAACACGCCGGACCGGGGGCGCGGGCACAGGTGCGGGTGCGGCGGGCTGAGAACCTGGTGGACGTGGAGATCGTGGACGACGGGGCGGGCAAGGCCCGGGCGCTGGTGCCGGCACCGGACCTGCCGGGCGGCAACGGGCTGATCGGGATGCGTGAGCGGGCGCACCTGTTCGGCGGGATCCTGCAGGCAGGGCCGTGCCCGGGCGGCGGGTGGCGGGTGCACGCGACCTTCCCGGTGAGGCTCGACCCGTGA
- a CDS encoding dynamin family protein → MAATTDQGRLAGPLSVSVANLCRRLQPQVSARTAAGFAEVLRRLGAPLQVAVAGRIKSGKSTLVNALIGRRVAPTDVGECTRLVTRFQYGTVDRIEVVFTGGHKQVLPFAADGSIPAELGVDVSRVSHIEAYLTSAVLQDMTVIDTPGLGSLDAASVSRTEQLLGAAQAAESADGGDELDETSRNAVAGAEAVLYVVTQGVRADDQQALAAFTAATASREAGPVNAIAVLNKADTIPPESVEGSGGDVWRAASILAEKQSALLRPRVADVLPVIGLIAESAESGNFTSADADVLRQLAALDDATLDTMLMAADIFTSWDCEVPAGTRLRLLEKLDLYGIGKAIEAIRSDGSITAGALRRLLLAASGLDAVRARLNTVFAARADGIKAAAALASVTALAHSSGDPAERQRVHDAIEVLLAKPEAHQLRLLEALTLVVAGAVDMPEDLAEEVLRVGSNAGVDEQLGMPGAARAELAAHALERAGWWRSFASFGATPAQSRVAHVVHRAYFLIWQQLR, encoded by the coding sequence GTGGCCGCGACGACGGATCAGGGACGCCTGGCCGGTCCGTTGTCGGTGTCGGTCGCCAACCTCTGCCGTCGGCTGCAGCCGCAGGTGTCCGCGCGCACCGCCGCCGGTTTCGCCGAGGTGCTGCGCCGCCTGGGCGCGCCGCTGCAGGTCGCGGTCGCCGGGCGCATCAAGTCCGGCAAGTCCACGCTGGTCAACGCGCTGATCGGGCGCCGGGTCGCACCCACCGACGTGGGCGAGTGCACACGACTGGTGACCCGCTTCCAGTACGGCACGGTGGACCGCATCGAGGTCGTGTTCACCGGCGGCCACAAGCAGGTGCTGCCGTTCGCTGCGGACGGCTCGATCCCGGCCGAGCTGGGTGTGGACGTCAGCCGGGTCTCGCACATCGAGGCGTACCTGACCAGCGCGGTCCTGCAGGACATGACGGTGATCGACACCCCCGGCCTCGGTTCGCTGGACGCCGCTTCGGTGTCGCGGACCGAGCAGCTGCTGGGCGCGGCCCAGGCCGCCGAGTCCGCCGACGGCGGTGACGAGCTCGACGAGACCTCCCGCAACGCGGTCGCCGGCGCCGAGGCCGTCCTCTACGTCGTGACCCAGGGGGTGCGTGCGGACGACCAGCAGGCGCTCGCCGCGTTCACCGCCGCCACCGCGAGCCGCGAAGCAGGCCCGGTCAACGCGATCGCCGTGCTGAACAAGGCCGACACCATCCCGCCCGAGTCGGTCGAGGGCTCCGGCGGCGACGTGTGGCGCGCCGCGTCGATCCTCGCCGAGAAGCAGAGCGCGCTGCTCCGGCCGCGGGTGGCGGACGTGCTGCCGGTGATCGGGCTGATCGCCGAATCCGCCGAGTCGGGCAACTTCACCTCCGCCGATGCCGACGTGCTGCGCCAGCTGGCCGCCCTGGACGACGCCACGCTGGACACCATGCTGATGGCGGCGGACATCTTCACCAGCTGGGACTGCGAGGTCCCGGCCGGCACCCGGTTGCGGCTGCTGGAGAAGCTCGACCTCTACGGCATCGGCAAGGCGATCGAGGCCATCCGCTCGGACGGATCGATCACCGCGGGCGCGCTGCGGCGGCTGCTGCTCGCCGCCTCCGGCCTGGACGCCGTGCGGGCCCGGCTGAACACGGTCTTCGCCGCCCGCGCCGACGGCATCAAGGCCGCCGCGGCGCTCGCGTCGGTCACCGCGCTGGCGCACTCCTCCGGCGATCCGGCGGAGCGGCAGCGCGTGCACGACGCGATCGAGGTGCTGCTCGCCAAGCCCGAGGCGCACCAGCTGCGGCTGCTGGAGGCGCTGACCCTGGTCGTCGCCGGTGCCGTCGACATGCCCGAGGACCTCGCCGAGGAGGTGCTGCGGGTGGGCAGCAACGCCGGTGTCGACGAGCAGCTGGGCATGCCCGGTGCGGCCCGGGCCGAGCTGGCCGCGCACGCCCTGGAACGCGCCGGCTGGTGGCGCTCGTTCGCGTCGTTCGGGGCGACGCCCGCGCAGAGCCGGGTCGCCCACGTCGTGCACCGGGCGTACTTCCTCATCTGGCAGCAGTTGAGATGA
- the trmB gene encoding tRNA (guanosine(46)-N7)-methyltransferase TrmB yields MESEQQPRLRSVVSYVQRGGRMTVGQQRAWERHWADLGRRVTELPPGPIDFAGWFGRPAPVLLEIGSGMGETTAQLAAAAPEVNYVAIEVYEAGLGQLMLRAERLGLTNLRLLHGDAVIALTHHIEPDSLSGVRIFFPDPWPKKRHHKRRLVQPDFVRLVASRLAPGGILHLATDWEHYAEQMLEVCSNEPALRNRFDDWAPRPGWRPVTKFEQRADQEGRISRDLIFERVS; encoded by the coding sequence GTGGAGAGCGAGCAGCAACCGCGCCTGCGGAGTGTCGTCAGCTACGTGCAGCGGGGCGGCCGGATGACGGTCGGCCAGCAGCGCGCCTGGGAACGCCACTGGGCCGACCTGGGGCGGCGGGTGACCGAGCTGCCGCCCGGTCCGATCGACTTCGCCGGCTGGTTCGGCAGGCCGGCTCCGGTGCTGCTGGAGATCGGATCCGGCATGGGCGAGACCACGGCCCAGCTCGCGGCCGCCGCACCGGAGGTCAACTACGTCGCCATCGAGGTGTACGAGGCCGGTCTCGGCCAGCTGATGCTGCGGGCCGAGCGGCTCGGACTGACGAACCTGCGCCTGCTGCACGGCGACGCCGTGATCGCGCTGACCCACCACATCGAGCCGGATTCGCTGTCCGGCGTGCGGATCTTCTTCCCGGACCCGTGGCCGAAGAAGCGCCACCACAAGCGGCGGCTGGTCCAGCCCGACTTCGTGCGGCTGGTCGCGTCGCGGCTGGCGCCCGGCGGCATCCTGCACCTGGCCACCGACTGGGAGCACTACGCCGAGCAGATGCTCGAGGTCTGCTCGAACGAGCCCGCGTTGCGCAACCGGTTCGACGACTGGGCCCCGCGGCCCGGCTGGCGCCCGGTGACGAAGTTCGAGCAGCGCGCCGACCAGGAGGGCCGGATCAGCCGGGATCTGATCTTCGAGCGGGTGAGCTGA
- a CDS encoding ABC transporter permease, with product MTLLAVERMKLFTTRSPWWCALVALAVTIGFSALVVGEAADSGQFAPTVASTQFGYSFGMAVIMVLAALAVTTEYRFGTIRTTFQAVPNRAAALVAKATVVALVALVIGELSAFGSWGIANLLKPNAPLALDSGADWINVAGVGVVYALAAVIAVAVGILLRHSAGAIALLLIYALAVENLVRLIPGIGDDIYQWLPFNVANKFLTGDGASDLGRNAEAGAPLSNAVLSQGWSLAYFAAVAVALLAIAIGVARKRDA from the coding sequence ATGACTTTGCTTGCCGTGGAACGGATGAAACTGTTCACCACCCGTTCGCCGTGGTGGTGCGCCCTGGTGGCGCTGGCCGTCACGATCGGGTTCTCCGCCCTGGTCGTCGGGGAAGCCGCGGACAGCGGGCAGTTCGCCCCCACCGTCGCCTCGACCCAGTTCGGCTACAGCTTCGGCATGGCCGTGATCATGGTGCTGGCGGCGCTGGCGGTCACCACCGAATACCGGTTCGGCACGATCCGCACGACCTTCCAGGCGGTGCCCAACCGGGCCGCCGCGCTGGTGGCGAAGGCGACCGTGGTCGCGCTGGTCGCGCTGGTCATCGGCGAGCTGAGCGCGTTCGGCTCGTGGGGGATCGCCAACCTGCTCAAGCCGAACGCGCCGCTCGCGCTGGACAGCGGCGCGGACTGGATCAACGTGGCCGGGGTCGGCGTGGTCTACGCGCTCGCCGCGGTGATCGCGGTCGCGGTGGGCATCCTGCTCCGGCACAGCGCCGGCGCCATCGCGCTGCTGCTGATCTACGCGCTGGCGGTGGAGAACCTGGTCCGGCTGATCCCGGGCATCGGCGACGACATCTACCAGTGGCTGCCGTTCAACGTGGCCAACAAGTTCCTGACCGGCGACGGCGCGTCGGACCTGGGCCGCAACGCGGAGGCGGGCGCGCCGCTGTCCAACGCCGTGCTGTCGCAGGGCTGGTCGCTGGCCTACTTCGCCGCGGTCGCGGTCGCCCTGCTGGCCATCGCGATCGGCGTGGCCCGCAAGCGCGACGCCTGA
- a CDS encoding FtsX-like permease family protein, with translation MIPVQLAFKVLRADRRTRTATVLTAVGVAVATGLALLLLSLPFATQARAERSAWQEGYGPQTDGAPTLMITTGHDFIGDRQIYRVDVAPLADGIELPPGVPKVPGPGEVVVSPALFQTMQRLPASQLADRFPGRLVGVLGEEALRSPEQLVALVGHAPEAMPLHANERHGFVPRGDAEVDTLLSLLAGVGLVVLLVPSLVLVASSARLIATRREQRLAALRLAGATPGQVVAITAAETGVAAVTGALLGWAISPLLWSLAKFVPWDGGTWLATDFQLGAGLTALALLTVPGLVLLAAVIGLRRVVRNPIGAVVQHTPKPLRWWRLLSLPASAAFFLLEVKTNGSHDMILLGLGLMIVAAMLAGPYVTAVIGGLFVRGWRKPSVLLAGRRLRNDPRGAYRASAGVVLAVFTGSMALVLMPSFDAMGGGGGNLRDSVLSAASYGEDVGALADRANSNLERYNLPERAVALPEVSLNSPDGAYLRATVVSCADAVRVYRMQDHCEGPGVYSTSPIDLGAFGVAGSHYDPAVPFAPGVPVKPLVPEGDAQSLPVLIDPSLMPAGVKPQYAHVAVDTTPADHEVVRTALIAAAGAESVSTADLDVDHALDDLRRVAIIGVTVAALLAGCSAAITTAGSVMDRRRTFGALMAAGTSTRVLSRALRMEAALPALVATIGSGVLGMVAGLGLFSAALSDGSNATPVLTPWLAAPVVLGIVVAVLASSVCTPALNRVRAEPLADE, from the coding sequence GTGATCCCGGTCCAGCTGGCCTTCAAGGTGCTGCGGGCCGACCGCCGCACCCGCACGGCGACCGTGCTCACCGCGGTGGGGGTCGCGGTGGCCACGGGCCTGGCGCTCCTGCTGCTGAGCCTGCCCTTCGCCACGCAGGCCCGCGCCGAGCGGTCGGCGTGGCAGGAGGGGTACGGGCCGCAAACCGACGGCGCGCCGACGCTGATGATCACAACGGGCCACGACTTCATCGGCGACCGGCAGATCTACCGCGTGGACGTCGCCCCGCTGGCCGACGGGATCGAGCTGCCGCCCGGGGTGCCGAAGGTCCCCGGGCCCGGTGAGGTGGTGGTGTCACCCGCGCTGTTCCAGACGATGCAGCGGCTGCCCGCGTCCCAGCTGGCCGACCGGTTCCCGGGCCGCCTGGTCGGCGTGCTCGGCGAGGAGGCGCTGCGGTCCCCGGAACAGCTGGTCGCGCTCGTCGGGCACGCCCCGGAGGCCATGCCGCTCCACGCGAACGAGCGCCACGGGTTCGTCCCACGCGGTGACGCGGAGGTGGACACGCTGCTGAGCCTGCTCGCCGGGGTCGGCCTGGTGGTGCTGCTGGTGCCGAGCCTGGTGCTGGTCGCGTCCTCGGCCCGGCTCATCGCGACCCGCCGCGAGCAGCGGCTGGCCGCCCTGCGGCTGGCGGGGGCGACCCCGGGCCAGGTCGTCGCGATCACCGCGGCCGAGACCGGCGTCGCGGCGGTGACCGGTGCGCTGCTCGGCTGGGCGATCAGCCCGCTGCTGTGGTCGCTGGCGAAGTTCGTCCCGTGGGACGGGGGCACCTGGCTCGCGACCGACTTCCAGCTCGGGGCCGGGCTCACCGCCCTCGCGCTGCTCACGGTGCCGGGTCTGGTGCTGCTGGCCGCCGTGATCGGGCTGCGGCGCGTGGTGCGCAACCCGATCGGCGCGGTCGTGCAGCACACGCCCAAGCCGCTGCGGTGGTGGCGGCTGCTGTCCCTGCCGGCGAGCGCGGCGTTCTTCCTCCTGGAAGTCAAGACGAACGGCAGCCACGACATGATCCTGCTCGGCCTCGGGTTGATGATCGTCGCGGCCATGCTCGCCGGGCCGTACGTGACGGCCGTCATCGGCGGGCTGTTCGTCCGCGGCTGGCGCAAACCGTCGGTGCTGCTGGCCGGCCGGCGGCTGCGCAACGACCCGCGCGGGGCGTACCGGGCATCGGCCGGGGTCGTGCTCGCCGTGTTCACCGGCTCGATGGCGCTGGTGCTGATGCCCAGCTTCGACGCGATGGGCGGAGGTGGCGGGAACCTGCGGGACTCGGTGCTGTCGGCGGCCAGCTACGGCGAAGACGTCGGAGCCCTGGCCGACCGCGCGAACAGCAACCTGGAGCGCTACAACCTGCCGGAGCGGGCCGTGGCGTTGCCCGAGGTGTCGCTCAACTCGCCGGATGGCGCCTACCTCCGCGCCACGGTCGTCTCGTGCGCCGACGCGGTGCGGGTCTACCGCATGCAGGACCACTGCGAGGGGCCGGGCGTCTACAGCACCTCCCCGATCGACCTCGGCGCATTCGGGGTGGCCGGATCCCACTACGACCCGGCGGTGCCGTTCGCCCCTGGCGTCCCGGTGAAACCGCTGGTGCCGGAAGGCGACGCCCAGTCGCTGCCGGTGCTGATCGACCCGTCCCTGATGCCGGCTGGGGTCAAGCCCCAGTACGCGCATGTCGCGGTCGACACCACTCCCGCCGACCACGAGGTGGTGCGCACCGCGCTGATCGCCGCCGCCGGTGCGGAGAGCGTGTCCACCGCCGATCTGGACGTCGACCACGCGCTGGACGACCTGCGTCGCGTCGCGATCATCGGGGTGACCGTGGCGGCCCTCCTGGCCGGGTGCAGCGCGGCGATCACCACGGCCGGATCGGTGATGGACCGGCGCCGCACGTTCGGTGCGCTGATGGCGGCGGGCACCTCGACCCGGGTGCTGTCGCGGGCACTGCGGATGGAGGCCGCGCTCCCCGCGCTGGTCGCCACGATCGGCTCCGGCGTGCTGGGCATGGTCGCGGGACTCGGATTGTTCTCGGCCGCCCTCAGCGACGGATCGAACGCGACGCCGGTCCTCACCCCGTGGCTGGCCGCACCGGTGGTCCTCGGGATCGTGGTGGCGGTGCTCGCCTCGTCGGTCTGCACGCCGGCCCTCAACCGGGTGCGCGCGGAACCGCTGGCCGACGAATGA